From a single Falco naumanni isolate bFalNau1 chromosome 17, bFalNau1.pat, whole genome shotgun sequence genomic region:
- the DYRK3 gene encoding dual specificity tyrosine-phosphorylation-regulated kinase 3 isoform X2: protein MRIDQIRYQESTNEDLSPSGLPSLGRPNISSNKLAMKDHPLTGSQVKVEQLFEDSGNRRSNALQSAGITGSERSLPSLTKDKSIEGISTSKGGGSSSKAHKAISQAPEQAVKQYKHQLSAYEQQEIFNFSEIYFVGPAAKKRQGVIGGPNNGGYDDDQGSYIHVPHDHLAYRYEVLKIIGKGSFGQVAKVYDHKLHQHLALKMVRNEKRFHRQAAEEIRILEHLKKQDKTGSMNVIHMLESFTFRNHICMTFELLSMNLYELIKRNKFQGFSIQLVRKFAHSILQCLDALYRNKIIHCDLKPENILLKQQGRSGIKVIDFGSSCFEHQRVYTYIQSRFYRAPEVILGSRYGMPIDMWSFGCILVELLTGYPLFPGEDEGDQLACMMELLGMPPQKLLDQSKRAKNFINSKGHPRYCTVTTHADGRVTLNGSRSRRGKIRGAPGNKDWVTALKGCDDPLFIEFLKECLSWDPSTRMTPNQALRHPWICKRMPKPPSTDKTSAKRISSYASSFTGIGSKLPPVVGVANKLRANLTSDSNGSIPLCTVLPKLVS, encoded by the exons ATGAGGATAGATCAGATTAGGTACCAAGAGTCTACAAATGAAGATCTCAGCCCTTCGGGACTTCCTTCCCTTGGAAGACCTAAT ATTTCTAGCAACAAACTTGCAATGAAGGATCACCCTCTGACTGGAAGTCAGGTCAAAGTGGAGCAATTATTTGAGGACTCTGGCAACAGAAGGAGTAATGCTCTTCAGTCTGCAGGCATTACTGGTTCAGAAAGATCTCTGCCTTCCCTGACAAAAGATAAAAGTATAGAGGGAATAAGCACTTCTAAAGGTGGTGGTAGTTCCTCAAAAGCACATAAAGCCATTTCCCAAGCTCCGGAGCAAGCTGTCAAACAGTACAAACATCAGTTATCTGCTTATGAGCAGCAagagatatttaatttttctgaaatttactTTGTGGGTCCAGCTGCAAAAAAGAGGCAAGGAGTGATTGGCGGTCCCAACAATGGAGGTTACGATGATGACCAAGGCAGCTACATTCACGTGCCCCATGACCATCTTGCCTACCGGTATGAAGTACTCAAAATCATTGGCAAGGGCAGTTTTGGACAAGTTGCAAAAGTCTACGATCACAAGCTTCACCAACACTTGGCCTTAAAGATGGTTCGCAATGAAAAGAGATTCCATCGCCAAGCGGCAGAAGAAATCCGGATTCTGGAGCACCTGAAGAAGCAGGATAAAACAGGCAGTATGAATGTTATTCACATGCTGGAAAGCTTCACCTTTCGGAACCACATCTGTATGACCTTTGAACTCTTGAGTATGAACCTGTATGAgctgattaaaagaaataagtTTCAGGGCTTCAGTATCCAACTGGTGCGCAAGTTTGCTCACTCCATACTGCAGTGTTTGGATGCCCTTTATAGAAACAAAATCATACACTGTGACCTGAAGCCAGAAAATATCCTCCTAAAACAGCAAGGGAGGAGTGGAATCAAGGTTATAGATTTTGGGTCCAGCTGTTTTGAGCACCAAAGAGTCTACACATACATTCAATCCCGATTTTATCGGGCACCAGAGGTAATTTTGGGCAGTCGCTATGGGATGCCCATAGACATGTGGAGTTTTGGCTGTATTCTGGTGGAGCTATTGACTGGATACCCTCTTTTTCCTGGAGAGGATGAGGGAGACCAACTGGCTTGTATGATGGAACTTCTTGGGATGCCACCTCAGAAGCTTTTGGATCAATCCAAGCGAGCCAAGAACTTCATCAACTCTAAGGGCCATCCTCGCTACTGCACTGTAACTACACACGCAGATGGAAGAGTGACCCTCAATGGGAGTCGATCACGCCGGGGTAAAATACGAGGCGCTCCAGGGAACAAAGACTGGGTGACGGCACTAAAAGGCTGCGACGATCCCTTGTTTATAGAATTCTTAAAAGAATGTCTCAGCTGGGATCCTTCCACACGCATGACTCCGAATCAAGCTTTAAGGCACCCTTGGATTTGTAAACGAATGCCCAAACCACCTAGCACTGATAAAACCTCCGCTAAACGGATTTCTAGCTATGCAAGTTCTTTCACAGGAATAGGTTCCAAGTTGCCCCCCGTAGTTGGAGTGGCCAACAAGCTGAGGGCTAATTTAACATCCGACTCCAATGGCAGTATACCTCTATGTACTGTGCTACCCAAACTGGTCAGCTAA
- the DYRK3 gene encoding dual specificity tyrosine-phosphorylation-regulated kinase 3 isoform X1, protein MLLGRKPEAPLGAARFGDGLYDSYMRIDQIRYQESTNEDLSPSGLPSLGRPNISSNKLAMKDHPLTGSQVKVEQLFEDSGNRRSNALQSAGITGSERSLPSLTKDKSIEGISTSKGGGSSSKAHKAISQAPEQAVKQYKHQLSAYEQQEIFNFSEIYFVGPAAKKRQGVIGGPNNGGYDDDQGSYIHVPHDHLAYRYEVLKIIGKGSFGQVAKVYDHKLHQHLALKMVRNEKRFHRQAAEEIRILEHLKKQDKTGSMNVIHMLESFTFRNHICMTFELLSMNLYELIKRNKFQGFSIQLVRKFAHSILQCLDALYRNKIIHCDLKPENILLKQQGRSGIKVIDFGSSCFEHQRVYTYIQSRFYRAPEVILGSRYGMPIDMWSFGCILVELLTGYPLFPGEDEGDQLACMMELLGMPPQKLLDQSKRAKNFINSKGHPRYCTVTTHADGRVTLNGSRSRRGKIRGAPGNKDWVTALKGCDDPLFIEFLKECLSWDPSTRMTPNQALRHPWICKRMPKPPSTDKTSAKRISSYASSFTGIGSKLPPVVGVANKLRANLTSDSNGSIPLCTVLPKLVS, encoded by the exons atgctgctgggcaggaaGCCGGAGGCGCCCCTGGGCGCAG CCAGGTTTGGAGATGGATTATATGACTCCTATATGAGGATAGATCAGATTAGGTACCAAGAGTCTACAAATGAAGATCTCAGCCCTTCGGGACTTCCTTCCCTTGGAAGACCTAAT ATTTCTAGCAACAAACTTGCAATGAAGGATCACCCTCTGACTGGAAGTCAGGTCAAAGTGGAGCAATTATTTGAGGACTCTGGCAACAGAAGGAGTAATGCTCTTCAGTCTGCAGGCATTACTGGTTCAGAAAGATCTCTGCCTTCCCTGACAAAAGATAAAAGTATAGAGGGAATAAGCACTTCTAAAGGTGGTGGTAGTTCCTCAAAAGCACATAAAGCCATTTCCCAAGCTCCGGAGCAAGCTGTCAAACAGTACAAACATCAGTTATCTGCTTATGAGCAGCAagagatatttaatttttctgaaatttactTTGTGGGTCCAGCTGCAAAAAAGAGGCAAGGAGTGATTGGCGGTCCCAACAATGGAGGTTACGATGATGACCAAGGCAGCTACATTCACGTGCCCCATGACCATCTTGCCTACCGGTATGAAGTACTCAAAATCATTGGCAAGGGCAGTTTTGGACAAGTTGCAAAAGTCTACGATCACAAGCTTCACCAACACTTGGCCTTAAAGATGGTTCGCAATGAAAAGAGATTCCATCGCCAAGCGGCAGAAGAAATCCGGATTCTGGAGCACCTGAAGAAGCAGGATAAAACAGGCAGTATGAATGTTATTCACATGCTGGAAAGCTTCACCTTTCGGAACCACATCTGTATGACCTTTGAACTCTTGAGTATGAACCTGTATGAgctgattaaaagaaataagtTTCAGGGCTTCAGTATCCAACTGGTGCGCAAGTTTGCTCACTCCATACTGCAGTGTTTGGATGCCCTTTATAGAAACAAAATCATACACTGTGACCTGAAGCCAGAAAATATCCTCCTAAAACAGCAAGGGAGGAGTGGAATCAAGGTTATAGATTTTGGGTCCAGCTGTTTTGAGCACCAAAGAGTCTACACATACATTCAATCCCGATTTTATCGGGCACCAGAGGTAATTTTGGGCAGTCGCTATGGGATGCCCATAGACATGTGGAGTTTTGGCTGTATTCTGGTGGAGCTATTGACTGGATACCCTCTTTTTCCTGGAGAGGATGAGGGAGACCAACTGGCTTGTATGATGGAACTTCTTGGGATGCCACCTCAGAAGCTTTTGGATCAATCCAAGCGAGCCAAGAACTTCATCAACTCTAAGGGCCATCCTCGCTACTGCACTGTAACTACACACGCAGATGGAAGAGTGACCCTCAATGGGAGTCGATCACGCCGGGGTAAAATACGAGGCGCTCCAGGGAACAAAGACTGGGTGACGGCACTAAAAGGCTGCGACGATCCCTTGTTTATAGAATTCTTAAAAGAATGTCTCAGCTGGGATCCTTCCACACGCATGACTCCGAATCAAGCTTTAAGGCACCCTTGGATTTGTAAACGAATGCCCAAACCACCTAGCACTGATAAAACCTCCGCTAAACGGATTTCTAGCTATGCAAGTTCTTTCACAGGAATAGGTTCCAAGTTGCCCCCCGTAGTTGGAGTGGCCAACAAGCTGAGGGCTAATTTAACATCCGACTCCAATGGCAGTATACCTCTATGTACTGTGCTACCCAAACTGGTCAGCTAA
- the DYRK3 gene encoding dual specificity tyrosine-phosphorylation-regulated kinase 3 isoform X3 yields MASSVLHRISSNKLAMKDHPLTGSQVKVEQLFEDSGNRRSNALQSAGITGSERSLPSLTKDKSIEGISTSKGGGSSSKAHKAISQAPEQAVKQYKHQLSAYEQQEIFNFSEIYFVGPAAKKRQGVIGGPNNGGYDDDQGSYIHVPHDHLAYRYEVLKIIGKGSFGQVAKVYDHKLHQHLALKMVRNEKRFHRQAAEEIRILEHLKKQDKTGSMNVIHMLESFTFRNHICMTFELLSMNLYELIKRNKFQGFSIQLVRKFAHSILQCLDALYRNKIIHCDLKPENILLKQQGRSGIKVIDFGSSCFEHQRVYTYIQSRFYRAPEVILGSRYGMPIDMWSFGCILVELLTGYPLFPGEDEGDQLACMMELLGMPPQKLLDQSKRAKNFINSKGHPRYCTVTTHADGRVTLNGSRSRRGKIRGAPGNKDWVTALKGCDDPLFIEFLKECLSWDPSTRMTPNQALRHPWICKRMPKPPSTDKTSAKRISSYASSFTGIGSKLPPVVGVANKLRANLTSDSNGSIPLCTVLPKLVS; encoded by the exons ATGGCTTCTTCAGTGTTGCACAGG ATTTCTAGCAACAAACTTGCAATGAAGGATCACCCTCTGACTGGAAGTCAGGTCAAAGTGGAGCAATTATTTGAGGACTCTGGCAACAGAAGGAGTAATGCTCTTCAGTCTGCAGGCATTACTGGTTCAGAAAGATCTCTGCCTTCCCTGACAAAAGATAAAAGTATAGAGGGAATAAGCACTTCTAAAGGTGGTGGTAGTTCCTCAAAAGCACATAAAGCCATTTCCCAAGCTCCGGAGCAAGCTGTCAAACAGTACAAACATCAGTTATCTGCTTATGAGCAGCAagagatatttaatttttctgaaatttactTTGTGGGTCCAGCTGCAAAAAAGAGGCAAGGAGTGATTGGCGGTCCCAACAATGGAGGTTACGATGATGACCAAGGCAGCTACATTCACGTGCCCCATGACCATCTTGCCTACCGGTATGAAGTACTCAAAATCATTGGCAAGGGCAGTTTTGGACAAGTTGCAAAAGTCTACGATCACAAGCTTCACCAACACTTGGCCTTAAAGATGGTTCGCAATGAAAAGAGATTCCATCGCCAAGCGGCAGAAGAAATCCGGATTCTGGAGCACCTGAAGAAGCAGGATAAAACAGGCAGTATGAATGTTATTCACATGCTGGAAAGCTTCACCTTTCGGAACCACATCTGTATGACCTTTGAACTCTTGAGTATGAACCTGTATGAgctgattaaaagaaataagtTTCAGGGCTTCAGTATCCAACTGGTGCGCAAGTTTGCTCACTCCATACTGCAGTGTTTGGATGCCCTTTATAGAAACAAAATCATACACTGTGACCTGAAGCCAGAAAATATCCTCCTAAAACAGCAAGGGAGGAGTGGAATCAAGGTTATAGATTTTGGGTCCAGCTGTTTTGAGCACCAAAGAGTCTACACATACATTCAATCCCGATTTTATCGGGCACCAGAGGTAATTTTGGGCAGTCGCTATGGGATGCCCATAGACATGTGGAGTTTTGGCTGTATTCTGGTGGAGCTATTGACTGGATACCCTCTTTTTCCTGGAGAGGATGAGGGAGACCAACTGGCTTGTATGATGGAACTTCTTGGGATGCCACCTCAGAAGCTTTTGGATCAATCCAAGCGAGCCAAGAACTTCATCAACTCTAAGGGCCATCCTCGCTACTGCACTGTAACTACACACGCAGATGGAAGAGTGACCCTCAATGGGAGTCGATCACGCCGGGGTAAAATACGAGGCGCTCCAGGGAACAAAGACTGGGTGACGGCACTAAAAGGCTGCGACGATCCCTTGTTTATAGAATTCTTAAAAGAATGTCTCAGCTGGGATCCTTCCACACGCATGACTCCGAATCAAGCTTTAAGGCACCCTTGGATTTGTAAACGAATGCCCAAACCACCTAGCACTGATAAAACCTCCGCTAAACGGATTTCTAGCTATGCAAGTTCTTTCACAGGAATAGGTTCCAAGTTGCCCCCCGTAGTTGGAGTGGCCAACAAGCTGAGGGCTAATTTAACATCCGACTCCAATGGCAGTATACCTCTATGTACTGTGCTACCCAAACTGGTCAGCTAA